GGCTTGTGCAATATCAGAAACGTCAAATCCTGTGACATGCATGCCTTGCTTAGCAAGCCAAACGCCATTACGCCCTTCCCCATCAGCAATACAAAGAACAGAGGAATTGGGCTTTAGATAACGTGAGGCTTGTTCGACCAGATATTCATTTGGCTCTTTACCAAAAATAAACTCTTTTTTATCAAAGCGCTCATTCCAAAACTGGGTAGCATCTGTAAAGCCCATGAATTACTTCTTCAAACCACCAATGAGATCGCTCTTTAAATCCACTACGCTCTCAAGTCCAACAGCAATACGGACTAAGCCATCAGTGATGCCAGCAGCTTTGCGAGCCTCTGGAGTGACTCGGCAGTGTGTGGTTGTGGCAGGATGGGTAATTGTTGTACGAGTGTCCCCCAAGTTTGCTGTGATGGAGCAAAGCTTGGTTTGGTTAATCAACTTGAAGGCCGCTTTTTTCCCACCCTTAAGCGTGAAAGATAAGATAGCGCCACCCGCTTTTTGTTGACGCTTAGCCAAGGCATGCTGAGGATGAGACTTCAGGCCAGGATGGTAAACACGCTCTACTCCCGACTGTTTCTCAAGCCATTGAGCGATCTCTAGAGCATTTTGACTCTGCTGCTTCATACGCAATTCCAGAGTCTCCAAACCTTTTAAGAATACCCAGGCATTGAATGCTGAGAGTGTTGGGCCAGCAGTACGGACAAAGGGAAATACTTTTCCCATGATGAAATCATTGCTACCGACAATTGCACCACCAACTACGCGACCCTGACCATCTAAATATTTGGTTGCCGAATGGATCACTACGTCAGCGCCTAACAAGATAGGTCTTTGCAAAGCCGGCGTACAAAAACAGTTATCAACAGCAAATAGCGCATTAGCTTTCTTTGCTATTTTGGAGATAGCTTTGATATCAGCAATCTCAGTTAAAGGATTAGATGGTGTTTCCAAATAAAACAATTTGGTGTTTTCTTGGACGGCACTCTGCCAAGCCTTGGTATCCGACAAATCAACATAAGTCGTAGTAATACCAAAGCGTCCCAGAATATTGCTAAACAATTGAATGGTGGCGCCGAATACAGAGCGAGAGCAAACAACGTGATCACCCGCCTGAAGATGCGACATGGCCATTGTCAAAATAGCAGCCATACCAGATGAAGTTGCAATACATGCTTCGCCACCCTCTAGGGCAGCCAATCGATCTTGGAACATGCTGACAGTAGGATTGGTAAAGCGAGAGTAGATAAAGCCCTGATCTGCATGCGCAAAGCCATCAGCTGCAAGTTCAGCACTATCAAAGCAAAAACTAGAAGTGAGGAACATAGCCTCAGAGTGCTCTTGATATTCAGCAGTGCGGCGTGTGCCAGCACGAACCGCCAAGGTTTCAAGTGCAAGCTTGGAGAAGTCAGGTTTTTTACGGATAGGTTTACTCTTCATACCGCTATTTTGACACCGAATTACAGAATTGCCTCAGACACGCATGTCCGAGGAACTCAATCGTTGTTTTTAGTCTTCTGTGGCTAGGTGCAAATGTAGCTGCGAACGGGCAAAGTCACTAGAATCGCGTTGACGGTCGGCCTTGGCCTCAGAGGAATTGCGAGCCGCCTCCAGGGCATCTAAGTAAGATTCATTGATGTCGCCGGTAACATAATAGCCATCAAAACAAGATGCCTCAAAATGCTGGATATCAGGATTGATATCCTTCACGGCCTGTTTCATATCCTCGACGCTTTGGTAGATTAATTGGTCCGCACCAATCATCTTGTTGATCTCTTCATCAGTACGGCCGTAAGCAACTAACTCACTGCGGGTTGGCATATCGATGCCATACACATTGGGGAAGCGTACAGGTGGTGCAGCAGAAGCAAAAATCACTTTCTTAGCGCCAGATTCTCGTGCCATCTGCACAATCTCAAATGAAGTAGTACCCCGAACAATAGAGTCGTCCACGATGAGTACGGTCTTGTCTTTGAACTCAATGCGCATGGCATTGAGTTTTTGGCGGACTGATTTTTTACGAACAGCCTGACCCGGCATGATGAAGGTTCTACCGATATAGCGATTCTTAAAGAATCCTTCGCGGTAATCTACACCTAGACGTTTAGCAACCTGCATTGCGGCTGGACGACTTGAGTCAGGAATCGGCATGACCACATCAATCTCACCCGGAATAGTTTCTTTGCGAATCTTTTCGGCGAGATAGTCACCCATACGCATACGTACGTTGTAAACAGTCACGCCATCAATCGTAGAGTCCGGACGAGCCATGTAAACATATTCAAAAATGCAAGGCGTCAGAACTGCATCAGCAACGCACTGACGTGAAGTGAAATTACCATCCAAATCAATATAAATTGCTTCACCAGGATTGACATCACGTACAAAGGTAAAGCCAAGACCATCGAGCGCTACGGACTCAGAGGCAATCATCCACTCCGGACCCTTCGATGTATCCATGCGTCCAATACAGAGAGGACGAATTCCAAACGGATCACGGAATGCTAATAAACCATAACCAGCTATCAAAGAAACGACCGCGTAAGAGCCTTTAACGCGCTTGGTTACTTGTGTAACGGCGTTAAACATAGCACCCTCATCTAATGCAGCACTATTAGTTTCTTTTTGAAGTTCATCAGCCAATACATTCAGAAGCACTTCTGTATCTGAACTAGTATTAATGTGGCGACGATCACGATAAGCCATCTCTACACGCAGGCTAGCCGCGTTAGTCAGATTGCCATTGTGGGCCAAGATAATGCCGTAAGGAGCACTGACATAAAAAGGCTGAGCCTCTTCCTCGCTACTTGCAGAGCCAGCAGTTGGGTAGCGAACCTGACCAATACCAGCGCTACCTACTAGACTTCGCATATTGCGCGTTCTAAATACATCTCGCACAAGACCATTGGCTTTATGCATCGTAAATGAATTGCCGTTCATCGTTGCCATACCGGCAGCATCTTGACCGCGATGTTGGAGTAACAACAACGCGTCATAAATGAGTTGATTTACTGGGGAGTGGGAAACTGTTCCGACAACGCCGCACATAAGCCTAGATCCCTATTGTTAAAGAAGGTGTAACGGTGGGTGTAATTTTAGGCATTGCATCACCTAATTGCTTCGCCCAATCAGCTGGCAACCAAGCTTTTATTAAACTAGTTGCCATATCAATGGCTGGTCGGGTAATTGCCTTCTGCCAAGCTACGCTTTGGGGAATAGGAGTTAAGGCCGCCAATGTGGCCATCACAACTACAACTACACCGCCACGCGCCAGGCCAAAAACAAGACCGAGGAATCGATCTGTCATGCTCAATCCAGCGGACAAAATAATCTTTTGAATCACATTGCCGATCAAGCCACAGACAATCAAGGTAAGAATAAATAAAATGAGGAAGCTCACACCCAAACTCAGCAACTCATCCATATGAAAAGTGGATAACCATTCAACAGAAAGGTAGTTGGTGTAGTGATAAGCAACCCAAGCAGCTACAAACCAAGAGGCTAGTGCTAGCACCTCTTTAAAAAGACCCCGAGAAATCCCCACCAATGCAGAAACTAACAGCACTACCAGGGTGAAGTAATCCACCGTGGTTAATTTCAGGGTGGATAAATATTCCATTAAGGGGCTTCTACCTCAACTAGCCTTGGAGATAATCCCATAGCTTTGACTTTTTTCTCAGCAGTTTCAGCAGCATCCTTATCGGCAAAAGGTCCAGCTCTTAATACATAAAGCTTTACACCGTCAGCACCGGTTTTGTTTAAAACATAGTTGGGAATCTTTTGATCCTTCATCTTAGCTATCCAGCCCTTAGCCCGCTCTTCAGATGCAAAAGCGCCAATCTGAATGACATATTTACCAGGACCTACTTTTTTAGGTAGCTCTTCAGTTTTTGATTTAGTAATTGCATTTGGCGTAGCAATCACCTCTTCACCTGCAGCCAAACCACTAATAGAATTTGCTTTGCTTGCCATAGGCAATGGTGATGTCACTGCAGCTTCTTTAGACGGAGTAGGTGCTTTTTCTTTAGCAGGCACTTCAACAGCAGCAGTTGGATTTACCTTTTCATCATTTGCAGGCATTACAGCGTTAGGAGTAGGCAGGCTAGTCACAATATTCACAGCAATATCGTTATTCACAGACTTGGGCTTGTTATCCAAAATACGAGGAAGACCAACTACCGCAATTAACACTAGGACAGCCGCACCAATCAGACGATGACGGGCACGCTGCTGATCTGGATCTTCTGTAAGCGCTAGCTCTTCATTTTCTTGGGCACGCTGAAAACTACGGGGAGCTAATTTATTGACTGTAAGACGACTCCTCACCGAAGCCCGATCAAGGTCTTCAGTCTCAGAGTTTCGCTTAAAAAGCTTCGGTAAACGAATCATGGATCAATGGGCCTGGTTATTTCGATATGCCATTACGCCGGCAACGGTATAGAAGGATCCGAAGATGACAATTCTATCACCCTCACCGGCCATTGAAAGCGCTTTTTGATACGCTGCAGCAGTATCTGAGAAGCAATCAATACCGCCATCTTCCCCATTTTTGACGGATACACCCAGATCTACCAGCTTCTCAGATAGCGCTGCGGCACTAGCGGCACGGGGGGTTGGTAAATCAGTGCAAAACCAAAAATCCACGCTATTCAACAGGGGCTTAATAACGCCAGAAATATCCTTGTCCGCCATTGCTCCAAAAATGGCATAGGTATATGGGTGATATCCCATCTTATCCAAGCCCTGACCCAAGGTAGCTGCTGCATGGGGATTGTGGGCGACGTCTAAAACAATGGTCGGCTGACCTGGCAGAACCTGAAAACGACCAGGCAGCTCCACCATAGCAAAGCCATTACGAATATCCTGTGCACTAACTGGCAGTCGCTGATGTAAAGCCATCAATGCGGCAATCACAGCGGAGGCATTCAGAATCTGATTAGCACCACGTAATGCAGGGTAGCCTAGACCACTAAAGCGCTTTTGACGCCCTGCCCAAGCCCACTGCTGCTTATCACCCTGAAAGTTATAGTCACGGCCCTGTAGCCATAAATCACATCCAAGTTTTTCGGCATGATCAATCAAAGATTGTGGAGGTACCGGATCACCACAGACCGCAATACCGCCAGCCCGGAAAATACCAGCCTTTTCAAAACCAATTGCCTCGCGTGTGCTACCCAAAAAATCAGCATGGTCAATATCAATACTCGTAACGATCGCGCAATCTGTATCGACTATGTTGACGGCATCTAAGCGGCCGCCCATGCCTACTTCAAGCACTACTGCATCCAAGTTAGCCTTAGAAAATAAATGCATGATGGCTAAGGTAGTGAATTCAAAATACGTTAAGGTTGGCGCATCGTCCAAGCTGACACGCGCTTTTTCAACGGCTGCGAAATGCTCTAGCAAAAGATCGTCTTTTACCTCTTCGCCGTTAACGCGTGCACGCTCGTTAAATACGAGCAAATGGGGAGACATATGGCAGCCAACTTTATAGCCGGACGCCAGCAAAATACTTTCAAGATAAGCGCAAGTAGAGCCCTTACCATTGGTGCCAGCCACGGTAATAACAGGGCAATCAAAGTGAAGGCCTAGCGCATCTTTCACCCGACTAATACGAGCAAGGCCCATATCGATACCAACAGGGTGAGCTGTTTCGAGGTGACTAAGCCAAGCCGTTAAGCTAGAAAAAAGGATGGGGGTTTGGAGGGCAGGATTCAAGCGCTTTATACAGCTGCGCTACCCGCAATCGCAGGCTCAGGGAGTTGCTGTAGCAAGGCCAACAAACGGGCAATCTCACCACGCATCTGCCGACGGTCAACAATCATGTCGATGCCGCCCTTTTGCATCAAAAACTCAGAACGCTGAAAACCTTCTGGTAATTTTTCACGAACGGTTTGCTCAATCACACGCGGCCCTGCAAAACCAATTAAGGCTTTTGGTTCAGCCATAACAACATCACCCATAAACGCGAAGCTGGCAGAAATTCCGCCCATCGTTGGGTCTGTTAATACGCTGATGTAAGGCAAACCTTTTTTAGCAAGCAAAGTCAGCATCGAGTTTGTCTTTGCCATCTGAAATAGGGATAACAAGCTTTCTTGCATGCGCGCACCACCGGTTGCGGTAACACAAATAAAAGCACATTTCTTAGCAATGGCATCTTGTACGCCGCGAGCAAAACGCTCGCCCACAACCGAACCCATTGAGCCACCCATGTATTGGAATTCAAAACAGGCAGCCACCACTGGAATGCTTTCAATCTTCCCGCCAAGAACAATTAAGGCCTCGGATTCACCAGAGGCATCACTAGCTTCTTTTAGGCGATCAGGGTACTTTTTGGAATCTTTAAATTTAAGTGGGTCGATTGGGTAGATATCAGCGCCAATCTCATGGCGGCCTTTTGGGTCCAAAAGACTATCTAGGCGCTGACGGGCGCCAATACGCATATGGTGACTGCATTTTGGGCAAACCGATAAATTGGCTTCAATATCAGTGCTATAGAGTACGGTTTCACAGCTGGGGCACTTGACCCAAAGTCCCTCAGGAACAGATTTGCGATTAGCAGGATCCGTATGTTGGATTTGTGGGGGCAGTAATTTATCGATCCAGCTCATCAGTCTTTAACTATCCAGTGCATTAACTATCTAAAGCGACGCGAATTTCGCGTATGAAAGTCTCAAGTGATTGTACCGCCTGGCCAGGGGCAGAATCCTCCAAAAGACGAATAATTCGACTGCCAATCACCACTGCATCCGCTGTTTTTGATACTGCACGGGCACTTACAGCGTCATTAATACCAAAACCTACTGCGATCGGAATTGACGTAGCTTCACGAATCTTAGGAATAATACTGGCCACATCTTGGGTATTCAGATGAGATGCACCTGTAACGCCGCGCATAGAAACGTAATAGATATAACCTGAGGCTATTTTGGCCGCATCTTTTATACGCTCTGATGATGAAGTGGGTGCTAATAGAAAAATAGGATCCACACCTGCCAGCTTCATTTGGGCAGCAAAATCGACGCACTCTTCTGGAGGGTAATCCACGATCAGAACACCATCAACCCCAGCAGCTTTAGCTTCCGCCGCAAAGCGCTCTGCTCCCATCTGTTCAACTGGATTGGCGTAGCCCATTAAAACGACTGGTGTAACGACATCGGTTTTACGAAACTCTTTCACCATCTGTAAGCAGCCATGCAAGGTGACACCTTGAGTGAGCGCTCTTTCAGACGAGCGTTGAATTACTGGTCCGTCAGCCATTGGATCTGAAAATGGCACCCCAAGTTCAATGACGTTTGAACCACCACGAACTAATGCGTGCATTAATTCAACAGTGAGTTTTGGATCAGGGTCACCAGCAGTGATAAAAGGAATTAATCCTTTTTTTCCACTGGCTTTTAATTCAGAAAATAGTGCGGTAATTTTTGACATGGCAATTCGTAATTATTCTTGTATGTGACCAATTGATTGGCTATGGATTAGCCCTCTGAACCAGTGGCTTGTGCAACGGTATGCATATCCTTGTCACCACGACCAGACAAGTTCACCAAGATGGTTTTATCTTTAGGGAGTGTGGCTGCCAATTTACATGCATAAGCAATTGCATGAGCAGATTCTAGAGCAGGGATAATTCCTTCAATGCGGCAGCAGTCATGAAAAGCTTTCAGCGCCTCTTCATCAGTAATTGCCACATAGTCTGCGCGACCTGAGTCTTTTAGCCAGGCATGCTCTGGGCCAACGCCAGGGTAATCCATACCAGCAGAAACAGAATGTGTCTCTGATATTTGCCCATTTTCATCTTGCAAAAGATAGGTACGATTACCGTGTAATACGCCTGGCTTTCCAACGCAAAGCGCTGCTGAGTGAAGTCCACTATTGAGGCCATGGCCCGCAGCTTCAACGCCAATTAGTTTCACTTCCGGGAAATCAATATAGGGATAGAAAATACCCATTGCGTTAGAGCCGCCGCCAACGCAGGCCATGACATAGTCAGGCTGGCGCCCAGTCATTACAGGCATTTGAATCTTGCACTCTTCCCCGATTACGCTTTGAAAGTCACGAACCATCATTGGGTATGGATGGGGTCCAGCAACAGTGCCAATAATGTAGAAGGTATCTTCCACATTAGTAACCCAATCACGCATTGCCTCATTAAGTGCGTCTTTGAGAGTCTTGGTTCCTGATTCAACAGGTACGACTTTTGCGCCTAGTAATTTCATGCGGAATACATTTTGCGCTTGACGTGCCACGTCAACAGAACCTTGATACACAGTGCAATCTAAACCAAAGCGAGCACAAATAGTTGCAGTGGCAACACCATGCTGCCCTGCTCCAGTCTCAGCAATGATGCGCGGCTTACCCATACGCTTGGCCAACATCGCTTGGCCAATCACGTTATTAATTTTGTGTGCGCCAGTGTGATTTAAATCTTCACGCTTGAGATAGATTTGAGCGCCACCTAACATTTCACTCCAACGCTTCGCGTGATAGACCGGCGATGGACGACCAACAAAATGTTTAAGCTCGTAGTGAAACTCTTCTAAAAATTCTGGGTCGTATTGATACTTTGCATAAGCTGCTTTCAGCTCATCCAAAGCAAACATGAGCGTTTCAGAAACAAATACGCCACCGTAAGGACCGAAGTGTCCTCGTGCATCTGGCTTATCGTACATAAGTACCTCTTTTTATTAATTACAACAAATGATTAGGTTGGTGTGCTTGCGTCCGCGGCACGCACTGCCTCGATAAACTCTTTCATCAAGACATGGTCTTTTACACCTTTGCTGATTTCTACGCCGCTAGAGACGTCAACCGCGCAAGGATGTAGACGAGCGATAGCTTCGCCCACGTTGTGAACGTTCAATCCACCACTCAAAACGACCTGAGGCGCGTTTGCGCTTATCCATGCTTGTGGAATTCCTGACCAATCAAAAGGAACGCCCCCTCCTCCATAGCTCTCAACGAGTGCATCGAGCAAAAGGGCATTTGCTTGCCTATATTGTAGGGAAAAATCATCAAACGCGAAGCCGGCACCAACGCGTGCAGCTTTCATCCAGGGTTGGCCTGCTGCAAGGCGCTGGCATCGGGCTGGGGACTCATCTCCATGAAACTGCCATAAAGTGATGGAGGCAGCTGCCCTAATAGCCTCAAATTCAGCATCTGTGGCGTTTACGACCAAGCCGACGGCATCTACCCCTGCTGGAAGCCTAGAAATCAATGAGGCGGCGATATTAGGTGTAACGGCTCTTGGACTGGGGGGATAAAAAACAAAGCCAAGCGCATCAACCCCGGCCACAACCGCAGCATCGACATCTGCAGGAGTTTTAAGACCGCAGATTTTGACCCTGGTTCGACCAGGAGAGTGAGTTAGTAATCCCATAAGCCCTAATGATAAGGGTTACGGTGATTCTGCGCCTTTATTGGCTGGCGAACTGCCCTATCAGGATCTGTGCCGGATCAATTAACTTGCTGTCCTTGAGAACCTCATAGTGGAGATGTGGTCCAGTAGCCCTGCCGGTTGAACCCACACGGGCGATCAGCTGACCTCTGCGCACCTCTTGCCCCTCAGTTACAAGGAGTTCACTTGCATGGGCATATCGAGTTTGAATTCCAGCTCGATGATCAATTACTAGCAGGTTTCCATACACAGGGTCGCGCAATGCTTTTGACACCCTACCAAACCCGGATGACACAATAGCCGTTCCTAGGGGAGCCTGGAAATCCACACCTAGATGCTCACTCCAAATATTCTTAAAAGGATCAAGCCTTTTTCCATAGCCACTAGAGATAGAAATACGATCTTGCAGAGGCATACCCGTTGGGATAGTCTCAAGCCATGAAACGTAGCCTATCCAATGTTCAGATAGTTTATTTAAATGCTCATTATTACGCTTCATATCCTGCAATGAATCCTGCAATGCATTCATCAGACTGGGATTTGATTCTGAGCGGGTTGGGCTGATAAATGGTCCCCCAACCGAAGCTTGCCTAGGCTTGTCTTTTTGGATTACCGGCGGCGTAGCAAGCACCGATAACTTTTGATTGCTCGTTTGCAAATCATTGATCTTGAGCTGATAACTCGCCACCTGTTTTTCTATAGCAATTAGCTTTTGGCGATAGAAGATATTGAGATTTTCAAGTTCGACTGCGGTATGGACGTTGCCAAGCTTACGAGCTAGCTGAGGGTTATATTCAATCGCCATCTGAAAACCCATGTACTGCAAGAAAACGCCTAATAGAATTAGCGTCAAAGCAAAGGCGCAAGCACCCAATAACAGATGCTTGAGCGTTAAATTAATGCGGTGTATCTTGCCAACAGCACCTGAAACCCAAAAAATTTGCATCTGAGTTAAGCGGCATTACTTTTTTGCATTGCTTGAGCGATTAAAACATCTGCAGTTTGTGAAGGTGACTCACTATCAGCCTGCCTAAGCTTGCCTTCCAATTTTGCACCAACTTGCATGCCCAGGGTGCCATAAGTAATGTCGCCACTCACAAAAGCGGTATCAAGAAGCTCAACACGATCAGAAGAAAATATATTTCCCTGAAGATTTCCGGAAACAATCACATGCTTAGCTCGAATATCGCCAGTCACGGTAGCCCCTTTTGCAATCGCAACAGTTGCTTCACAGCCATCCTCTTGGAGAATATTGCCATTGACGAGACCATCAATTCGGACACTGCTCCTTAATAATAGATTGCCATCAACCCTTAAGCTCGAACCAATAATAGTTTCAAAGCTCTCAACAGATTTACCTAACGGTTGATTGGTTTTGGACTTGAACATGAGACACCCCTTAAATGGCAGAAGAGGATCATCTCAAAAAAAATTGCTTATGCCAATGCCCTAGGGGCTAATAACCAGGGGTATTGCTACCCTAACCCTGATTCTGAGTTAAAAAAGGGGGCAACCATGAGTTAGCGAGCCAAGGTTTTGGGATCTCAAACTTATCTGGATAGGCAATTTGGGCTAAGTAGAGGCCTGCCGGAGAAAAGGTGGGAGCTGCAATACTGCGATCCTTTGCGGCCAGAACTTCCGCCATCCATTCAGGCCCTTGCTTCCCAACGCCAATCTGAATAAAGCTACCAACTAAATTACGCACCATGTGATGCAAGAAAGCATTGCCTTTGATCTTGAAATACAGCCAGGGTTCATTTGAGAAAATCTCAATGGAATACATGGTCTTCACAGGGGTCTTACTCTGACACTCTGAAGACCGGAATGAGGTGAAATCATGCTCACCAATGAGACATTCGGCAGCGTATCTCATAGTATCAACATCAAACCAGCGATCTGCTGGAAGCATCACATAGCCGGCACGATCTGCAGCCATAGGAGAGCGACATGGCCCACCATGTAAAGCATAAATATAGGTACGCTCATGTGCTGAATATCGAGCACTAAATTCTTCAGAAACAACTTGAGCCCAGTTGACTACGATTGATTCAGGCAAGAAGGAGTTAACCCCCCTAACCCAAGACCAGTTTTCTCGTACAACTTCAACATCAAAGTGAACGACCTGGCCTAAGGCATGAACGCCAGTATCTGTCCTGCCCGCTGTAATTGCGCGAATAGGATTAGATTTCACCGCATTATTACCAACAAATGCAGAAATTGCTTTTTCTAATTCATCTTGAATCGTGTTCTGGTTAACCTGGGACTGCCACCCAGAGTAGGGGCTACCATCGTACTGAAGACCTAGGGCGATACGCATACTCAAACTCAGCTATTGCGGTTTGTTAGTTCGACTAATAAGCCTTGAGCTTCTTGCGTAATGGCAGGATCTAGTGATCCGCCAATATGAACAATTTCTTGAAGGGATTTTTTTGCAGAAGAAAAGTCTTCAATAGTGATGTAAGCCTTAGCTAAATTTAACTTGACCCGAAGAGCATCAGCAAACGGATTTATCTGGGCAACAAGAGTCTCATCATCTTTTTTAACGGGGGTTAAATCGAGATCAATCCCTGCAAATAAAGCCTTTGCGCGCTCCGGCATCACACCGTGTGAAGGCTGATGCTCTTTAGAAGCGATAACTTTACTAGGCATCTCGCCTGAGAAATTACGCGCTTCAGAACGGCGTGCATTTTTTGCCAATAACCATAACGATAGGCCAGTGAGACTCATTAATAACAAAGCAAAGATCGCCGGAGCAAAACCACCCAAACCAAACGATCCATCATTTTTTTCTGCCTCAGATGACCCGCCTTTAGCTTTGTCAAGTAAACGCTGTAAATCTTCAATATTCTTTTCAAGTTCAGCTACGCGAATACGCGTTTGCTCAAGCGCTTTTTCTTGTGCGACCAAATCTTCTGTATAGCGACGCTCTTCAGAGCTACCCTCAGCACTCGAACCAATTTTGAGTCGATCTTTAGCTGGTTCACCCGCACCATTCTTTGAGTTAGCGGAGCCTTTCAGTCCACCCTTAGCCTCGCTCTCAGATAACCACTGAGCATTTGACTCAGCTACAAATTGCTGAGCTTCTGCCGGACTAATCGAGCGCAATAAAGCTTGATTAGGCTTGTTGAGTTCAGCGCCAGCCGCCAGGCGATTAATGCTCCCGCTTGCAAAAGCGTCGGGATTAGCTTTGAATAGAGCCAACATGGTTTGATCTAAAGTGGCATCCTGCAATTGTGGCGCTAATTGTGCTGCGATTTCAGACAGCGTTTGACCGGGCCTCACCAGAATTTTCTGGGCATCGCCAAGTAATAATGTGTAAGTTTTAGTGATGC
This genomic stretch from Polynucleobacter corsicus harbors:
- a CDS encoding phosphoribosylanthranilate isomerase — encoded protein: MGLLTHSPGRTRVKICGLKTPADVDAAVVAGVDALGFVFYPPSPRAVTPNIAASLISRLPAGVDAVGLVVNATDAEFEAIRAAASITLWQFHGDESPARCQRLAAGQPWMKAARVGAGFAFDDFSLQYRQANALLLDALVESYGGGGVPFDWSGIPQAWISANAPQVVLSGGLNVHNVGEAIARLHPCAVDVSSGVEISKGVKDHVLMKEFIEAVRAADASTPT
- a CDS encoding M23 family metallopeptidase, which gives rise to MQIFWVSGAVGKIHRINLTLKHLLLGACAFALTLILLGVFLQYMGFQMAIEYNPQLARKLGNVHTAVELENLNIFYRQKLIAIEKQVASYQLKINDLQTSNQKLSVLATPPVIQKDKPRQASVGGPFISPTRSESNPSLMNALQDSLQDMKRNNEHLNKLSEHWIGYVSWLETIPTGMPLQDRISISSGYGKRLDPFKNIWSEHLGVDFQAPLGTAIVSSGFGRVSKALRDPVYGNLLVIDHRAGIQTRYAHASELLVTEGQEVRRGQLIARVGSTGRATGPHLHYEVLKDSKLIDPAQILIGQFASQ
- a CDS encoding bactofilin family protein codes for the protein MFKSKTNQPLGKSVESFETIIGSSLRVDGNLLLRSSVRIDGLVNGNILQEDGCEATVAIAKGATVTGDIRAKHVIVSGNLQGNIFSSDRVELLDTAFVSGDITYGTLGMQVGAKLEGKLRQADSESPSQTADVLIAQAMQKSNAA
- the truA gene encoding tRNA pseudouridine(38-40) synthase TruA; this encodes MRIALGLQYDGSPYSGWQSQVNQNTIQDELEKAISAFVGNNAVKSNPIRAITAGRTDTGVHALGQVVHFDVEVVRENWSWVRGVNSFLPESIVVNWAQVVSEEFSARYSAHERTYIYALHGGPCRSPMAADRAGYVMLPADRWFDVDTMRYAAECLIGEHDFTSFRSSECQSKTPVKTMYSIEIFSNEPWLYFKIKGNAFLHHMVRNLVGSFIQIGVGKQGPEWMAEVLAAKDRSIAAPTFSPAGLYLAQIAYPDKFEIPKPWLANSWLPPFLTQNQG
- a CDS encoding FimV/HubP family polar landmark protein: MLRFSQIQLAKALCLICLSWSCAVGAISLGSPKLLSKPGEPLKVELLVRVGADEQSALPSLNVGVANKLAYDRLGISQKILALNPQAMIYRNQQDQLTVLLETVEPVPMTDDPFLDVLVNLNWSAGSITKTYTLLLGDAQKILVRPGQTLSEIAAQLAPQLQDATLDQTMLALFKANPDAFASGSINRLAAGAELNKPNQALLRSISPAEAQQFVAESNAQWLSESEAKGGLKGSANSKNGAGEPAKDRLKIGSSAEGSSEERRYTEDLVAQEKALEQTRIRVAELEKNIEDLQRLLDKAKGGSSEAEKNDGSFGLGGFAPAIFALLLMSLTGLSLWLLAKNARRSEARNFSGEMPSKVIASKEHQPSHGVMPERAKALFAGIDLDLTPVKKDDETLVAQINPFADALRVKLNLAKAYITIEDFSSAKKSLQEIVHIGGSLDPAITQEAQGLLVELTNRNS